A region from the Vicia villosa cultivar HV-30 ecotype Madison, WI linkage group LG3, Vvil1.0, whole genome shotgun sequence genome encodes:
- the LOC131660834 gene encoding cytochrome b5-like yields MVITNFNGAGVGFGFGVGCGFGVGWGFGGMPLNFLGLGAGGGCGVGVGLGWGFGTAYGSRYRLSRVTFQGIEFDSKEKSGSTELSKPSPEIRIFTLSQISQHKSNKNCWLVINGRVLDVTKFLEEHPGGEEVILEVAGKDATKEFDAVGHSKAAQKLVLKHQVGVLEGAKVEKVYDDNAVVVEKEFKREEMSAFVVKDDTSSKTATFLQFFVPVIFACVYFGYRVITTGDTVV; encoded by the exons ATGGTAATCACAAACTTCAACGGAGCCGGCGTCGGATTTG GTTTCGGTGTTGGTTGCGGCTTCGGTGTAGGATGGGGTTTCGGAG GTATGCCATTGAACTTCTTGGGTCTTGGTGCAG GTGGAGGCTGTGGCGTTGGAGTAGGACTTGGTTGGGGTTTTGGTACTGCTTATGGTAGCAGGTATAGGTTGTCAAGGGTAACATTTCAAGGAATCGAATTTGATAGTAAGGAGAAAAGTGGTAGCACGGAGTTATCAAAACCCAGTCCAGAAATAAGAA TTTTCACCCTCTCACAAATCTCTCAACACAAGTCCAACAAAAACTGTTGGCTTGTCATCAACGGCAGA GTGTTGGACGTGACGAAGTTTTTGGAGGAACATCCGGGAGGAGAAGAGGTGATTCTAGAGGTTGCAGGGAAAGATGCAACAAAGGAGTTTGATGCTGTTGGACATAGTAAAGCAGCTCAAAAGTTAGTCCTGAAACACCAAGTTGGTGTCCTTGAAGGTGCCAAGGTTGAAAAGGTTTATGATGATAACGCTGTTGTTGTGGAAAAGGAATTTAAGAGGGAAGAAATGAGTGCTTTTGTAGTCAAAGATGATACTAGTTCAAAAACTGCTACATTTTTGCAGTTCTTTGTTCCTGTCATTTTTGCTTGTGTCTATTTTGGTTACAGGGTCATCACCACAGGAGACACTGTTGTCTAG
- the LOC131655289 gene encoding 3-oxo-Delta(4,5)-steroid 5-beta-reductase-like produces the protein MSWWWSGAIGAAKKTLEEDEASQSFQNVALVIGVTGIVGNSLAEILPLPDTPGGRWKVYGVARRPRPSWNADHPIEYIQCDITDQNDTQAKLSVLTDVTHIFYVCWTSRPTEEENCEVNGTMLKNVLQSVIPNAPNLRHVTLQTGGKHYLGPFDLIGKINGHEAPYTEDLPRLDIHNFYYTQEDILFEETQKKEGLSWSVHRPLLIFGFSPYSLMNIVGTLCVYAAICKHEGVPLRFPGTKEAWESYYMASDADLIAEQHIWAAVDPYAKNEAFNCSNGDVFRWKQLWKVLAEEFEIEEYGFEEGPRLRLSEMMKDKGPVWEEIVKENELEVTKVEEVGEWWIADASFGMENVVDSMNKAKEHGFLGFRNTKNSLINWIDKTRAYKIVP, from the exons ATGAGCTGGTGGTGGTCCGGAGCTATCGGTGCTGCCAAG AAAACATTGGAGGAAGATGAGGCATCACAAAGCTTTCAGAACGTAGCGTTGGTGATCGGCGTGACTGGCATAGTTGGTAATAGTCTCGCCGAAATTCTACCTCTGCCAGACACACCAGGTGGAAGATGGAAAGTCTACGGCGTAGCACGAAGGCCACGACCTTCCTGGAACGCTGACCACCCCATAGAATACATTCAATGCGACATCACCGATCAAAACGACACCCAAGCCAAACTCTCCGTTCTCACGGACGTCACACACATCTTCTACGTCTGTTGGACTAGCCGTCCCACCGAGGAAGAAAACTGTGAAGTTAACGGCACTATGTTAAAGAACGTCCTCCAGTCCGTTATCCCAAACGCTCCGAATCTCCGTCATGTAACCCTCCAGACTGGCGGAAAGCATTATTTAGGACCGTTCGATCTGATCGGAAAGATTAATGGCCACGAGGCGCCCTACACTGAGGATCTACCGCGTTTGGATATACATAATTTCTATTACACTCAGGAAGATATATTGTTTGAAGAAACCCAAAAGAAAGAAGGTTTGAGTTGGTCTGTTCATAGACCTCTTCTCATCTTTGGTTTCTCACCATACAGTTTGATGAATATAGTTGGCACTCTTTGCGTTTACGCTGCAATTTGCAAGCATGAAGGTGTTCCGTTGAGATTTCCCGGAACAAAGGAAGCTTGGGAGAGTTACTATATGGCCTCTGATGCAGATTTGATTGCTGAGCAACACATTTGGGCAGCGGTGGATCCATATGCTAAGAACGAAGCATTCAACTGCAGCAACGGTGATGTGTTCAGGTGGAAGCAATTATGGAAGGTTTTGGCGGAAGAGTTTGAGATTGAGGAGTATGGATTCGAGGAGGGTCCTCGTTTGAGGTTGTCGGAAATGATGAAAGACAAGGGTCCTGTTTGGGAGGAGATTGTGAAGGAGAATGAGCTTGAAGTTACGAAAGTGGAAGAAGTTGGTGAATGGTGGATTGCAGATGCTAGTTTTGGAATGGAAAATGTTGTGGATAGCATGAACAAGGCGAAAGAGCATGGGTTTTTGGGATTCAGAAACACTAAGAATTCTCTGATTAATTGGATAGATAAAACAAGAGCTTATAAGATTGTTCCGTAA
- the LOC131660835 gene encoding 3-oxo-Delta(4,5)-steroid 5-beta-reductase-like: MSWWWSGAIGAAKKKFDDDEPPRTSESVALIIGVTGIVGNSLAEILPLPDTPGGRWKVYGVGRRPRPSWSEDHRIEYIQCDVTDPNDTQTKLSVLTDVTHVFYVCWTSRPTEAENCKVNGDMLRNVLRAVIPNAVNLRHVSLQTGAKHYVGPFELLGKVKSHEPPFTEDLPRLDVPNFYYVQEDILFEETRKKEGLSWSVHRPQVIFGFSPYSLMNLVGSLCVYATICKHEGLPLRFPGTKEAWESYSVASDADLIAEQHIWAAVDPYAKNEAFNCSNGDVFRWKHLWKVLAEQFGIEEYGYKVGPRVRLSELMKDKGPVWDEIVREKQLHKTKLEEVGEWWFVDIMLGGGVVDSMNKAKEHGFVGFRNTKNSLINWIDKTRAFKIVPEN, from the exons ATGAGCTGGTGGTGGTCCGGAGCTATTGGTGCTGCCAAG AAAAAATTCGATGACGATGAACCGCCCCGAACCTCCGAGAGCGTGGCTCTGATAATTGGCGTCACCGGCATCGTCGGCAACAGCCTCGCCGAGATTCTCCCCCTACCCGACACACCAGGCGGCCGATGGAAAGTCTACGGCGTCGGGCGGCGTCCTCGTCCTTCCTGGAGCGAAGATCACCGAATCGAATACATCCAATGCGACGTCACCGATCCAAACGACACCCAAACCAAACTCTCCGTTCTCACCGACGTCACACACGTTTTCTACGTCTGTTGGACAAGCCGCCCCACGGAAGCTGAAAACTGCAAAGTTAACGGCGACATGTTACGGAACGTCCTCCGTGCCGTTATCCCGAACGCTGTCAATCTCCGCCATGTCTCCCTTCAGACTGGCGCTAAGCACTATGTAGGACCGTTCGAGCTGTTAGGCAAGGTTAAAAGTCACGAGCCGCCGTTTACGGAGGATCTACCGCGTTTGGATGTGCCGAATTTTTATTATGTTCAAGAAGATATCTTGTTTGAAGAAACTCGTAAGAAAGAGGGTTTGAGTTGGTCTGTTCATAGACCTCAAGTTATATTCGGATTTTCGCCTTATAGTTTGATGAACCTTGTTGGTTCTCTTTGTGTTTATGCTACAATTTGCAAGCATGAAGGTCTTCCTTTGAGGTTTCCTGGTACAAAGGAAGCTTGGGAGTCTTATTCTGTGGCTTCTGATGCGGATTTGATTGCTGAGCAGCATATTTGGGCTGCGGTGGATCCTTATGCTAAGAATGAAGCTTTTAATTGTAGCAACGGTGATGTTTTCAGGTGGAAGCATTTATGGAAGGTTTTGGCGGAACAGTTTGGGATTGAGGAGTATGGGTACAAGGTGGGTCCTCGAGTGAGGTTGTCGGAGTTGATGAAGGATAAAGGTCCTGTTTGGGATGAGATTGTGAGGGAGAAGCAGTTGCATAAGACGAAGTTGGAGGAAGTTGGTGAGTGGTGGTTTGTGGATATTATGCTTGGAGGAGGGGTTGTGGATAGCATGAACAAGGCTAAAGAACATGGGTTTGTAGGGTTCAGGAACACTAAGAATTCTCTGATAAATTGGATAGATAAGACCAGAGCTTTCAAGATTGTTCCTGAGAATTGA